A genome region from uncultured Methanobrevibacter sp. includes the following:
- the budA gene encoding acetolactate decarboxylase — MNKKIVFALIIVGLLAVSAVSAQNSLFLNGNNDDSMYQVSLMQAFMHGEYDGVITVGDLKTHGNTGLGTFEGVNGEMIILDGVVYQAAADGSINVMQDNETIPFATITNFDEDGKIDNINAKDFDDLTSQLNKEISKNSANNMYVIKLKGDFSNITVRSVEKQEKPYKEFTEVAAVDQKVFNHTDQTGTVVAVYFPEYMNELNMHGWHLHFLSDDKTKGGHVLNFTDFKGSGQVDEIHEFNMILPSDDSFAKMNFTEDMTNKISSVE; from the coding sequence ATGAATAAGAAAATAGTATTCGCATTAATTATAGTGGGCTTGCTTGCTGTTTCAGCAGTCAGCGCTCAGAATTCATTATTCCTAAACGGCAATAATGATGATTCAATGTATCAAGTCTCATTGATGCAGGCTTTCATGCATGGAGAATATGACGGAGTAATCACAGTAGGAGATTTAAAAACACATGGTAACACAGGTCTTGGAACATTCGAAGGGGTAAACGGTGAGATGATAATTCTTGACGGAGTCGTTTATCAGGCAGCAGCTGACGGAAGCATTAACGTCATGCAAGATAACGAAACCATACCATTCGCTACAATCACCAACTTTGATGAAGATGGAAAAATAGACAATATAAACGCCAAGGACTTTGACGATTTAACAAGTCAGTTAAACAAGGAAATCAGCAAAAACAGCGCAAATAACATGTACGTAATCAAACTCAAAGGTGATTTTTCAAACATTACAGTCAGAAGTGTTGAAAAACAGGAAAAACCATATAAGGAATTCACAGAAGTTGCTGCAGTTGACCAAAAAGTATTCAACCACACTGACCAGACCGGAACAGTTGTAGCTGTATACTTCCCGGAATACATGAATGAATTAAACATGCACGGCTGGCATCTTCATTTCCTGTCTGACGATAAGACAAAAGGAGGGCATGTTTTAAACTTCACTGATTTCAAAGGATCCGGACAAGTTGATGAAATCCATGAATTCAACATGATACTTCCAAGTGATGACTCATTTGCAAAAATGAATTTCACAGAAGACATGACCAATAAAATAAGCAGCGTGGAATAA
- a CDS encoding transposase, with protein sequence MVYRACKHRVYPNQKQERLFNEYLGHSRFIHNNVIGEIEYNRRIANLFNACAPYVNNKYVESIFNYLRVWYPFINELDINTMQASYKPVLIAYENFFKRGFGHPKFKKKNSASQSVKINNINNRIRVENGKLYWRPFGWINLKGYRPEITGKIKYIILKKQNSQWFIIVQYDAPLPEPLPKTGKEVGIDLGVKTLATLSDFKAKATLKLNEINAKIKKTQKILKRKTKGSRQYQKILKTLHKHINKKKQHQKRILS encoded by the coding sequence ATGGTTTATCGTGCTTGTAAACATCGTGTTTATCCTAATCAAAAGCAGGAACGATTGTTTAATGAATATTTGGGACATTCACGTTTCATTCACAATAATGTAATTGGAGAGATAGAGTACAACAGACGCATAGCCAATCTATTCAATGCTTGTGCACCATATGTTAACAATAAGTATGTTGAATCTATATTTAACTATTTAAGAGTATGGTATCCTTTTATTAATGAATTGGACATTAATACAATGCAGGCATCTTATAAACCGGTTCTGATTGCTTATGAGAACTTTTTTAAACGAGGTTTTGGACATCCCAAGTTTAAAAAGAAAAACAGTGCATCACAATCAGTTAAAATCAACAACATCAACAACAGAATACGTGTAGAAAACGGAAAACTATATTGGAGGCCATTTGGATGGATTAACCTCAAAGGTTATCGGCCTGAAATAACTGGCAAAATCAAATATATAATACTTAAAAAACAAAACAGCCAATGGTTCATAATTGTTCAATATGATGCCCCGCTGCCGGAACCGCTCCCTAAAACCGGGAAAGAAGTAGGAATTGATTTAGGTGTTAAAACATTAGCAACACTTTCAGATTTTAAAGCAAAAGCCACGCTAAAACTAAATGAAATCAATGCTAAAATTAAAAAAACACAAAAAATCCTAAAACGCAAAACAAAAGGCAGCAGACAATATCAAAAAATCCTAAAAACACTACACAAACACATAAACAAAAAAAAACAACATCAAAAGAGAATACTATCATAA
- a CDS encoding RNA-guided endonuclease TnpB family protein, translating into MVEEYDVIKMENLNIKEMILDQDYSKGLHEVSLGILKNMIKYKCELYSKNYIEIPRYYPSSQICHVCGYRNNDLTIDQRNWQCPQCGTILDRDVNAAINILNYGK; encoded by the coding sequence ATAGTTGAAGAATACGATGTAATCAAAATGGAAAATCTAAACATAAAAGAAATGATTCTAGATCAGGATTACAGCAAAGGACTACATGAAGTAAGTCTAGGCATATTGAAAAACATGATAAAATACAAATGCGAACTATACAGTAAAAATTACATTGAAATACCAAGATATTATCCTTCATCACAAATATGCCATGTCTGCGGATACAGAAACAATGACTTAACCATTGACCAACGAAACTGGCAATGCCCACAATGCGGAACAATACTCGACCGAGATGTCAATGCCGCCATAAACATTTTAAACTATGGAAAATAA
- a CDS encoding PRC-barrel domain-containing protein, which produces MNIKSIIGKSVIDKRAEKIGKIEDMDLNTQTGQINSVLIDLKTNIRSQGKIIVEFEHVTTIGEYVFIDIAVE; this is translated from the coding sequence ATGAACATTAAAAGCATAATCGGAAAAAGCGTAATCGATAAAAGAGCTGAAAAAATAGGAAAAATAGAAGATATGGATTTAAATACTCAAACAGGACAAATCAACAGTGTTTTAATCGATTTAAAAACAAATATACGCAGTCAAGGAAAAATCATTGTGGAATTTGAACATGTAACCACAATAGGAGAATACGTTTTCATTGACATAGCAGTTGAATAG
- a CDS encoding RNA-binding protein: MIHNIKFRAFVYENESVDEISQAILNILPEAEIEAEEAEGLLEDKIIILSGVVSKKRYTKTFFNTLLEWTDLEKLNADLERKMDEKGNWFLRFDKADALDEKWTILDKGDAIHLKVKIAAFPAKKQIAVDKVREAIQSKS; encoded by the coding sequence ATGATTCATAATATTAAATTCAGAGCTTTCGTATATGAAAATGAAAGCGTTGATGAGATTTCTCAAGCTATTTTAAATATTCTTCCTGAAGCCGAAATCGAAGCTGAAGAGGCCGAAGGATTACTTGAAGATAAGATTATTATTTTATCTGGCGTTGTATCCAAAAAAAGATACACAAAGACTTTTTTTAACACACTTTTAGAATGGACAGATTTGGAAAAATTGAATGCTGATTTAGAGCGCAAAATGGATGAAAAAGGTAACTGGTTTTTAAGGTTTGACAAAGCTGACGCTCTTGATGAAAAATGGACCATTCTGGATAAAGGCGATGCAATTCATCTTAAAGTAAAAATTGCAGCTTTTCCTGCCAAAAAGCAGATTGCAGTTGACAAGGTCCGTGAAGCGATTCAATCAAAAAGTTAA
- a CDS encoding 50S ribosomal protein L15e — translation MYKYIRDAWKNPDESYVRELMWQRAPKWNKQGAVQRIDRPTRLDRARSLGYRAKKGFIVVRARVRRGGRRKTRHFNGRKPKRMGVNKITQAKSIQRIAEERVAKKYPNMEVLNSYWVWSTGKHKYYEVILVDPQSPSIINDKKINWICSKKHTNRALRGLTSAGNKGRGIKSKGKGSEQARRRKI, via the coding sequence ATGTATAAATATATTAGAGACGCATGGAAAAACCCAGATGAGTCCTACGTACGTGAACTCATGTGGCAAAGAGCTCCTAAATGGAATAAACAAGGAGCAGTTCAAAGAATTGACAGACCTACCAGACTCGACAGAGCTAGAAGTTTAGGTTACAGAGCTAAAAAAGGTTTCATTGTAGTAAGAGCCAGAGTAAGACGTGGTGGAAGAAGGAAAACCCGTCACTTCAACGGTCGTAAACCTAAAAGAATGGGTGTAAACAAAATTACCCAAGCTAAATCAATTCAAAGAATTGCTGAAGAACGTGTAGCTAAAAAATACCCTAACATGGAAGTATTAAACTCTTACTGGGTATGGTCTACAGGAAAACATAAATATTACGAAGTAATTTTAGTAGATCCACAAAGTCCTTCTATCATTAACGATAAAAAAATCAATTGGATTTGCTCCAAAAAACACACTAACAGAGCTCTCAGAGGCTTAACCAGTGCTGGTAACAAAGGACGTGGAATCAAATCTAAAGGAAAAGGCTCAGAACAAGCTAGAAGAAGAAAAATCTAA
- a CDS encoding DUF3795 domain-containing protein, whose amino-acid sequence MKMPDEIDSKLLAPCGINCISCEKYQNPCAGCLISDDGKNKASLKCKIKTCFDSKNFSYCGRCSEFPCPLMKKHSKKYVKRHDLNTLDSAKRIKTTGIGRMMSQDRERWTCPECGGVVKFQTKACSECGFKVD is encoded by the coding sequence ATGAAAATGCCAGATGAAATTGATTCAAAATTACTTGCACCATGCGGAATTAACTGCATAAGCTGTGAAAAATATCAAAACCCATGTGCGGGCTGTTTAATCAGTGATGATGGTAAAAACAAGGCCAGTCTGAAATGTAAAATCAAAACCTGCTTTGACAGCAAGAATTTCAGCTATTGCGGACGCTGCAGTGAGTTTCCATGCCCACTGATGAAAAAGCATTCAAAAAAATACGTAAAAAGGCATGATTTAAACACGCTAGACAGTGCCAAAAGAATCAAAACGACAGGAATCGGTCGCATGATGAGTCAGGATAGGGAAAGGTGGACATGTCCTGAATGTGGAGGCGTTGTTAAGTTCCAGACAAAAGCCTGCAGTGAGTGCGGATTTAAAGTTGATTAA
- a CDS encoding DUF2149 domain-containing protein, producing the protein MLRKRRRISESVDDDPMSGLNNLSDAMLVLALGFLIFAIMALSVNPDMITQSQSTEDVSTADTFSQNYTSAGGLEDSGYNEVGKVYEDPTTGELVMVSG; encoded by the coding sequence ATGCTTAGAAAAAGAAGAAGAATTTCTGAATCTGTTGATGACGACCCTATGAGTGGTTTAAACAACCTTTCAGATGCAATGCTGGTTCTTGCTTTAGGATTTCTGATTTTTGCAATCATGGCATTATCAGTTAATCCGGATATGATTACACAGTCACAGTCTACAGAAGATGTTTCTACTGCAGATACTTTTTCTCAAAACTATACCAGTGCCGGAGGTCTTGAGGACAGTGGATACAATGAAGTTGGAAAAGTCTATGAAGATCCGACTACCGGTGAGCTGGTAATGGTTTCTGGTTGA
- a CDS encoding MotA/TolQ/ExbB proton channel family protein, giving the protein MIIQGTEALTSFIHILSESLLTPVVVLLVISIIIVILAFGGLINEYMSRKPIKSKDLEDLIRRVSFSANVNQMKEEIKNSDLFDYQKEILTRIADNYDIGPDARKALASELISAQETSLIKKTNKTDILVKVGPSLGLLGTLIPLGPGLAALGTGDIATLAESLTIAFDTTVTGLTVGALAFLISKYKKQWYETELIDVETVAEAELETINKW; this is encoded by the coding sequence ATGATAATTCAAGGGACTGAAGCATTGACTTCATTTATTCATATACTTTCCGAAAGCCTTCTGACACCGGTTGTTGTTTTATTGGTAATTTCAATAATAATTGTCATTCTTGCTTTTGGAGGACTGATAAATGAATATATGTCAAGAAAACCAATCAAATCAAAAGATTTGGAAGATTTAATCAGGCGTGTTTCATTTTCAGCTAATGTTAATCAGATGAAGGAAGAAATTAAAAATAGTGATTTATTCGACTATCAAAAGGAAATTCTAACAAGGATTGCAGACAACTATGATATCGGGCCAGATGCAAGAAAAGCATTAGCAAGCGAACTTATATCTGCTCAGGAGACTAGTTTAATCAAAAAAACTAATAAAACTGATATATTAGTTAAGGTAGGTCCTAGTTTAGGTCTTTTGGGAACTTTAATTCCATTGGGTCCTGGACTTGCTGCATTAGGAACAGGTGATATTGCAACTCTTGCGGAATCTTTAACAATTGCTTTTGATACAACCGTAACAGGTTTGACTGTAGGAGCTTTAGCGTTTTTAATTTCCAAATACAAAAAACAGTGGTATGAAACCGAACTGATTGATGTTGAAACTGTTGCTGAAGCTGAACTTGAAACAATAAACAAATGGTGA
- a CDS encoding peptide ABC transporter permease — protein MNLIGGYLLVILVLFAGNIALLIGDFKISNVKVSISSFAFAVITFVLMNASTYLNPSLSFLLDYFGYLFLVIAISLFAMMLFFIKNDKLKTSLYPVLVLFLISTVLLSSQATLSFFEMILYSLLIFIILFGVYQLSKLLHHAKRQYSVIIGEYMILFSILMFIFSMTYYSTLNLNYRMFSAFLILTPTYQLIYVIIAVIVILVIGVLVNDRKGGNS, from the coding sequence ATGAATCTGATTGGGGGGTATCTGTTAGTAATATTGGTTCTATTTGCAGGCAATATTGCTTTGTTGATTGGAGATTTTAAAATCAGCAATGTAAAAGTTAGTATATCTTCCTTTGCATTTGCTGTCATTACATTTGTCTTGATGAATGCCTCTACATACTTGAATCCATCATTATCATTTTTATTGGACTATTTTGGATATCTGTTTTTAGTTATTGCCATTTCATTGTTTGCGATGATGTTATTTTTTATTAAAAACGATAAATTAAAAACTTCTTTGTATCCTGTTTTAGTTTTATTTCTAATTTCAACTGTATTATTGTCATCTCAAGCAACTTTAAGCTTTTTTGAAATGATTTTATATTCTTTATTGATTTTTATTATTCTATTTGGTGTATATCAACTTTCAAAATTATTGCATCATGCAAAAAGACAATACTCTGTAATAATTGGAGAATACATGATTTTGTTTTCAATATTAATGTTTATTTTTTCAATGACTTATTATTCTACACTAAATCTCAATTATAGAATGTTTAGTGCATTTTTAATATTGACTCCAACTTATCAGTTGATTTATGTAATTATAGCTGTTATTGTAATTTTGGTCATTGGTGTGCTTGTAAATGATAGAAAAGGAGGAAATTCATGA
- a CDS encoding FmdE family protein, whose translation MNEKDYDEQLAKAAEFHGHVCGGIAIGTKLAMYGLELLGMPLNERHKNLIVFLEIDRCMSDAVQSVTGCSMGKRTLKQMYYGKFAATFMNQDTGEALRITDADANKKFKDEETKEEMIARFRRTPPEELFKVDKVKIELTPGDMPGKPYTTAFCSVCGEKVSDGRHKLIGGKPVCKSCAEGSYYELIE comes from the coding sequence ATGAATGAAAAAGATTATGATGAACAATTGGCAAAAGCTGCAGAATTTCACGGACATGTCTGCGGAGGAATTGCAATCGGAACAAAGCTTGCAATGTACGGTCTTGAACTTCTTGGAATGCCCTTGAATGAAAGACATAAAAACCTGATTGTATTTCTGGAAATTGACAGATGCATGTCCGATGCAGTTCAGTCAGTTACAGGTTGTTCAATGGGTAAAAGAACTCTTAAACAGATGTATTATGGTAAATTTGCAGCAACATTCATGAACCAGGATACTGGTGAGGCATTAAGAATTACTGATGCTGATGCAAACAAAAAATTCAAGGATGAAGAAACAAAAGAGGAAATGATTGCACGTTTCAGAAGAACTCCTCCTGAAGAGCTGTTCAAAGTGGATAAGGTAAAAATAGAACTGACTCCCGGTGATATGCCAGGAAAGCCTTACACAACAGCATTCTGTTCAGTCTGTGGTGAAAAGGTATCTGACGGACGTCATAAGTTGATTGGTGGAAAACCGGTCTGCAAGTCCTGTGCGGAAGGTTCATACTACGAGCTAATAGAATGA
- a CDS encoding ABC transporter ATP-binding protein translates to MVIENKLLDVKNISFSYNDEEIFSDISFSIGSGEVLCILGPNGTGKTTLIKCLNGLHDINSGEILVNGKNIKKLSFKEISKHIGYIPQSHVPSFPFKVFDVVLMGRAPYLNLTDSPKGEDKKIALEALKTLGIEDLKDKEYTNLSGGERQLVFLARVICQKPDVLILDEPTSHLDFGNQIKLLEIIDNLSKSGLSIIMSSHFPDHAFLSSTKVAIMKDRHFIDFGTPDDVVTEENLKKAYSIDVKLIELDDKRKVCVPMKTNLILDL, encoded by the coding sequence ATGGTCATAGAAAATAAACTGCTTGATGTAAAAAACATCTCATTTTCATATAACGATGAGGAAATATTTTCAGATATCAGCTTTTCCATTGGAAGCGGCGAAGTGTTATGCATTCTCGGACCGAACGGGACAGGCAAAACTACTTTAATCAAATGTTTAAATGGATTGCATGACATAAATTCCGGAGAAATTCTTGTCAATGGCAAAAACATTAAAAAATTATCATTTAAGGAAATCTCTAAACATATTGGCTATATTCCTCAATCACATGTTCCGTCATTTCCGTTCAAGGTATTTGACGTTGTCCTGATGGGAAGGGCACCATATCTGAATCTGACGGATTCCCCCAAAGGGGAAGATAAAAAAATAGCTCTTGAAGCCCTTAAAACATTAGGAATAGAAGACCTGAAAGATAAAGAATATACAAATTTGAGCGGTGGGGAAAGACAGCTGGTATTTCTGGCAAGAGTGATATGTCAGAAACCTGACGTTCTTATATTGGATGAGCCGACATCTCATTTGGACTTTGGAAACCAGATAAAACTTCTGGAAATTATAGACAATCTTTCCAAAAGCGGATTGTCAATTATCATGTCATCACATTTTCCAGATCATGCATTTTTAAGCTCAACAAAAGTAGCTATTATGAAAGACAGGCATTTCATTGATTTTGGAACTCCTGATGATGTTGTAACTGAAGAAAACTTAAAAAAAGCATACTCAATCGATGTTAAACTGATAGAACTCGACGATAAAAGAAAAGTATGTGTACCGATGAAAACAAACTTAATATTAGATTTATAG
- a CDS encoding iron ABC transporter permease, which produces MDKETKEIISIVLLIFFPIILFFASFLIGRYPVSPVDVVKTLLCPIFPQMEVSSTITTIVYEIRLPRIIGAFLVGACLAISGAAFQSIFKNPLVSSDLLGVSNGAGFGAALAILISGTNIITQLFAFIFGLISVSITYLISKTYKAGGILVLVLSGVAISAFFNSLISAIKFIADPDDKLPEIVYWLMGSLASINMDKILMIVIPVIIGLVILLVLRWHMNLLAMGDEEAQSLGLNPSRIRLLIIAGCTLLTSAAVSISGIVGWVGLIIPHMARMIVGPDNRILLPASLSLGASFLLLIDNISRAVIAIEIPIGILTAIIGVPIFLYLLKRGYSEWS; this is translated from the coding sequence ATGGATAAAGAAACAAAAGAGATTATAAGTATTGTACTTTTAATCTTTTTTCCAATAATTTTATTTTTCGCTTCATTTTTAATAGGACGATATCCTGTCAGTCCTGTTGATGTGGTAAAGACACTGCTGTGTCCGATATTTCCGCAAATGGAAGTTTCATCAACAATTACAACAATTGTTTATGAGATAAGGCTTCCAAGAATCATCGGCGCATTTCTTGTAGGGGCATGTCTTGCTATTTCAGGAGCGGCATTCCAGTCAATTTTTAAAAACCCATTGGTATCATCTGATTTGCTGGGTGTATCTAATGGTGCAGGATTTGGAGCGGCATTAGCTATCTTAATTAGTGGCACCAATATAATAACTCAGCTTTTTGCATTTATTTTTGGTCTTATATCAGTTTCAATTACTTATCTGATATCAAAAACATATAAAGCAGGCGGAATATTGGTTCTGGTTTTGTCAGGGGTTGCAATATCAGCATTTTTCAATTCATTAATCTCAGCAATCAAATTCATAGCAGATCCTGATGACAAGTTGCCTGAAATCGTATACTGGCTTATGGGATCACTGGCTTCCATAAATATGGATAAAATTCTCATGATTGTCATTCCGGTCATCATAGGTCTTGTAATTCTTTTGGTGCTCAGATGGCATATGAATCTGCTTGCAATGGGTGATGAGGAGGCACAGTCACTTGGTCTTAATCCTTCAAGAATCAGGCTTTTAATCATTGCAGGATGTACTTTGCTGACTTCAGCTGCAGTTTCCATAAGCGGAATTGTCGGTTGGGTAGGTTTAATCATTCCTCATATGGCCCGTATGATTGTAGGGCCGGACAACAGGATACTGCTTCCAGCATCATTAAGTTTGGGTGCAAGCTTTCTTCTGTTAATCGACAATATATCAAGAGCTGTTATAGCTATTGAAATTCCGATTGGTATTTTAACAGCAATAATAGGCGTTCCGATTTTTCTGTATCTACTTAAAAGGGGTTATTCAGAATGGTCATAG
- a CDS encoding ABC transporter substrate-binding protein, which produces MEKKIKVIILLLVVLVVAGVATHMFLTPSTVETQGSKNVSDMINRSVEIPASVGNIVATSPPMTTVLYMIAPDKLKAVNFQWTDAELKYVPSQYQNYPVIGGWYGTQDGSYEEFIAAEPDIVIESIDEGGDGDLSTVNERQTKFGKIPVIAVNDTTNVEKIGESILFMGEVVGAQDKANQLNDFNNRYLDIVHNKASKLSDSDKKTVYYAQGDDGLQTNPSHSTHGQLIDLVGGKNVADSVAQGNTTSGVQVSMEQVISWNPEKIITNDPEFYAGVYNDSNWGKIDAVKNHEVYLSPQSPFKWFDRPVGANMIIGVPWTAKVLYPEDYGDINMVDATKEFYSNFYHIDLSDSDAKQILLDSGLKESNL; this is translated from the coding sequence ATGGAAAAGAAAATTAAGGTAATTATACTTTTATTAGTTGTTTTAGTCGTAGCCGGTGTGGCTACTCATATGTTTCTGACTCCTTCGACCGTAGAAACTCAGGGGTCAAAAAATGTCTCTGACATGATTAACAGATCAGTTGAAATACCTGCTTCTGTAGGAAATATCGTTGCAACAAGCCCTCCTATGACTACTGTACTGTATATGATTGCACCTGATAAACTGAAAGCAGTCAACTTCCAGTGGACAGATGCTGAATTGAAATACGTTCCAAGCCAATACCAGAATTATCCTGTAATCGGCGGTTGGTACGGTACACAGGACGGAAGCTATGAGGAGTTTATTGCAGCTGAACCTGATATTGTAATAGAATCCATTGATGAAGGCGGTGACGGGGACCTGTCAACTGTCAATGAACGTCAGACCAAATTCGGTAAAATTCCTGTCATTGCAGTAAACGATACAACAAATGTGGAAAAAATAGGTGAATCCATACTCTTCATGGGTGAAGTCGTTGGTGCACAGGACAAGGCAAACCAGCTCAATGACTTTAACAACAGGTATCTGGATATTGTACATAACAAGGCATCCAAACTGTCTGACAGCGATAAGAAGACTGTTTACTATGCTCAGGGTGATGACGGACTTCAGACCAATCCTTCACATTCCACTCACGGCCAGCTGATTGACCTTGTCGGCGGAAAAAATGTTGCAGATTCAGTCGCTCAGGGAAATACAACCAGCGGTGTTCAGGTGTCAATGGAACAGGTAATAAGCTGGAATCCTGAAAAAATCATTACAAATGATCCTGAGTTTTATGCAGGTGTCTACAATGACTCCAACTGGGGTAAAATCGATGCAGTCAAAAATCATGAAGTCTATCTCTCTCCACAGTCTCCGTTCAAATGGTTTGACAGGCCTGTTGGAGCAAACATGATTATCGGCGTTCCGTGGACTGCAAAAGTTCTCTATCCTGAAGATTATGGCGATATTAATATGGTTGATGCAACAAAAGAGTTTTACTCTAACTTCTATCATATTGATTTAAGCGACAGCGATGCAAAACAGATTTTATTGGATTCAGGACTTAAGGAATCAAATCTATAG